CATTCTAATTGGTTTCGACAACCGGAACCGGCAAGGATGGTGATCAATCAGAAGGATTAAACAGAGTCTCGCTCGACCTCAGCGGCTGGCGCTGGCGATTTTCTTGGCCATTGCTGTCGTCTGTCTCGGGCAGATCATTTGGTGGATCTACTTCCAGGTAACCATTTCAGAAGAGCAATTGGAGTTTCACGCCCAGCAATCGCACGCATCGGCGGAGCTTGCGGCGTTCTTCCTAAATCGGAATTATGAACGATTGTCAATGGAAGCGGAGTCGTTCGTTAGTGTCGACAACATCAGGCACCTAACAGCGGCGCTTGACTTGTTGGCGAGTGATCCGGCAGTTAAGGGGTATCAGCTGTTTGACCGCAGTGGTCTGTTAGTAGCCTCGCAAGGCGAGCATGATTCAACGTTTTATCTTCCGGTAATGTCGGTCAACAGTGCGGTGATCTACCTGGATATTGCATACCCGGGCAAATTGACGGAAGAATTGAGCAAGGACCTAAGGTATTCGGGCTCGGAGAAGGTTGGCCGTTATCAGAAGCCGTGGTTCGACTCGGCGATGTTTGCGGTACGGGAAGAAGTAACGGAAAGCGTCGAGTACAAGGCGGGTCGGCGGGTGTTGATGTTTACGATGGAAGGATCATTCTTCGTCTTGTTGACTCTGCTTGGGGCATACATCATTTATAGAACGTTGAAGCAATCGGAAGAGCTTAAGCATCGGCAAGAGAACTTCATCCAGGCAGTGACGCACGAACTGAAGATACCGGTGGCATCGATAAAGCTGTATTTGGAGACGATGGCTACGGGAAAGTTCGACCAGGAGAAGGTCAAGGGCTTCATTCCGAGGATGATCGACGACTGCAATCGCCTTGAGGGGCTGGTGGATAATGTACTTGAAGCGGGCAGATTCTCGCGACGAGGGCATCAAGCGAAGTTGGTAGAATCGAATCTATCGAACGATTTGGTCGAGTATATAGAGGAGATGCGCCCGATGATTGAGCGATATAAGATGAAGCTGACAACGGAGATTGAACCGGAATTGATGGTGAAGTCAGATTACCACGCCATGCGGCGAGTGGTGACGGCACTAATTGACAATGCGATTAAGTATTCGCCAGAGAATCGCCGCGAAATGACGATTACTGCGCGTAAGATATCTAACCGCCGCTGCGAGATAGTGTTTGCAGATCAGGGAGTCGGAGTAGAGAAGCCGGAACAAAGCAAAGTTTTTGAGCGGTTTTATCGCACCGGCGAAGAAAACACGCGCTCCGTTAAGGGGACGGGCATTGGACTATTCCTTGTTAAGCAAATCGTTACTGAACATCGCGGCAAGGTGGAATTGAAGTCGGAAGGACCAAACAAAGGCAGTCAGTTCATAATCGAGCTGCCGTTAGCGAGCGAAGCATGAAGAAGATACTTGTAGTTGAAGATGAAGAGCATATCGCCGAAGGATTGCAACTCAATCTTGAAGCCGAAGGACATGAGGTTGTAGTCGCCGGCGACGGATTCGTGGCGTTGGATGCCTACCACAAGGGGCAATTTGACCTGCTGATACTTGATATAATGATTCCGGGCAAAGATGGGCTTACGGTTTGCAAGGAGATCAGGCAGGAAGGCGGCCGAATCCCCATTCTCTTCTTGACGGCACGCGACCGGCAGTCGGATCGGGTTGAAGGATTTCTTTCCGGCGGAGATGATTATCTGACGAAGCCGTTCAATCTTCAGGAACTACTACTAAGAGTGGCGGCGATATTCCGCCGTCAAGTTTGGTATGGCACTGTCGAGATTGAGCGATCACGATATGAGTTCGACAACAACTGGATCGATTTCAAGACCTATCATGCCATGGGTCCGGGTGGTGATACTGAGCTATCGCAAAAAGAGTGCATGACGATGAAGTTTCTGATCGAACATCAGAACGAAGTCGTGACCCGAGACATGATTCTGGACGCCGTCTGGGGATATCACGCATTTCCTTCCTCGCGGACGATTGATAACTTCATTCTGAGGCTGCGCAAGATATTCGAGCCTGATCCGGCGAACCCGAGGTACATTCATACAATGAGGGGTGCCGGGTACAAGTTCACGCCGAGCGGTGTTCCGGAATCTTAAGATTCCCAGATAGAATACTCGCTTTATCAGCTAAGTTGAATCACAAGCGCTTGCGGTCTGTTCAAAATTGGGGCGTTCGGAAGGTTAGATAATCCACCTAAGTTAGTAACTGCTA
This is a stretch of genomic DNA from bacterium. It encodes these proteins:
- a CDS encoding response regulator transcription factor, whose amino-acid sequence is MKKILVVEDEEHIAEGLQLNLEAEGHEVVVAGDGFVALDAYHKGQFDLLILDIMIPGKDGLTVCKEIRQEGGRIPILFLTARDRQSDRVEGFLSGGDDYLTKPFNLQELLLRVAAIFRRQVWYGTVEIERSRYEFDNNWIDFKTYHAMGPGGDTELSQKECMTMKFLIEHQNEVVTRDMILDAVWGYHAFPSSRTIDNFILRLRKIFEPDPANPRYIHTMRGAGYKFTPSGVPES
- a CDS encoding HAMP domain-containing histidine kinase, with translation MAIAVVCLGQIIWWIYFQVTISEEQLEFHAQQSHASAELAAFFLNRNYERLSMEAESFVSVDNIRHLTAALDLLASDPAVKGYQLFDRSGLLVASQGEHDSTFYLPVMSVNSAVIYLDIAYPGKLTEELSKDLRYSGSEKVGRYQKPWFDSAMFAVREEVTESVEYKAGRRVLMFTMEGSFFVLLTLLGAYIIYRTLKQSEELKHRQENFIQAVTHELKIPVASIKLYLETMATGKFDQEKVKGFIPRMIDDCNRLEGLVDNVLEAGRFSRRGHQAKLVESNLSNDLVEYIEEMRPMIERYKMKLTTEIEPELMVKSDYHAMRRVVTALIDNAIKYSPENRREMTITARKISNRRCEIVFADQGVGVEKPEQSKVFERFYRTGEENTRSVKGTGIGLFLVKQIVTEHRGKVELKSEGPNKGSQFIIELPLASEA